The genomic DNA TCCTGGAAATTGGAAATGGGCTGTATTAAGTTTTCAATCAGGTaggtgaaataaaaacaaaacaaaacattattggAGACATTGCAAACTTTCATGCCTTTGTACAGACATTTTTTTCAGGCAAGAACTTACCAAAAGTTGCTTCAAATCAAAGATCCTTAAAATTGGACACAAGACAGAAGTGGGAGTCTGGTTATTAAAGATAAAAgctttatacttttaaatgtttaaaatatgtcttACATACCCTATACTATTTGATCTTGTAGTAACCCTGCAAGAGaggattttccccattttctagatgagagCTTACGCTAGGATGGACCAGCCCACTTGACTGATGCTTTAGTTCAGAGCAGACCTGGGACTTCAGTGAGGATCTTGTGTTCCACCTCCATTCTTCTCCTTACTACCCCACCAGCAATGCTACAGGCTTTGAAGCTCTGCTTTTtgagatcactttttttttctttttgataagcatacatttttttcaggACTCAGCatgatttattttgcttgtttggCATATAGGCATATGTCACATGTTCCCAAATGTGAATTTACAGGTGTGATCAGAAGTCTGTTACGGGTTTAACAAAGCGATCACACAGGCACAGCCTCCTTTTGATAAATTTAACAATGTAATGTCCTGGGAACATGAATAGACCAGAATGGAAAAGCTTAGCAGATAGTGTTTTAACACCTCATCAGTTAAAGGAGAACAGAGCACTGTACTCTTAGATTAAAGCCCATAGTGTTATTTTGTGCCTATGGATGCTTTAGGAGCTATCTGCGATTTGAGGTAAATATGAGAAGGAAAGATAGTACAACATTTATGGAAgatactttaacattttttaataaaaatgactcCTCTCAACATAAATAGCATTAATTAGAGTTTCTTTTCAAGTTGCTACATTACAACTACATGCATTTTACCATTAATTTTACATTACATTAGtaattttattactaatttaattACTATATAATTTAATTACTATATTACTTTTATCATTAATTTAAGATCTCTAAATCTTAATCTGAAAGATCTCTAAGGAAAGCTACTCGCTAGTTTTGTGAAGGCAGATGATAAGTAAACATACTATTTATGATACCAGCTTCCAGATGAAAAAGGAGATGATAGGGATAAGGAGAGTTAAAAATAGGTTTAAGAGGAAAGACACGAAAGATGGAATAAAAGCCTGTGGGAAATCCAGACATGAAACTAGGAGCTCTCTCTACTCTTGCCCAAGTATGAGAAACCTACAAGTGATGCGGTGCACCGAGCTGAGGTGACCCAGGTGGGGCTGGAGCAGGCAAGCCTGGCTGGCTCCTTGTCCTATCTCTTCTCCTGGTACCATGTCCCATATAGTCAGCAAACAGGATTGACTGAAAGGAGCAACAGAAGCTGTAGGTTGGTAGGTATCCAGGTGCCAGAGTGGTCAACACAGCCAAGCAAAGAAAGTGAGCTTGTAGGAATAAAACATTATCTTTCAGGACACAGAAGCAAACCTTCTGGGAATTGTCTGTTAGGACAGGTCAGTTGTTGCAGTGATATAACAGataatcatttgattttttaaaataaagattaccTTTTCCTCACTGTAATTTGCTTTATCTTACCCGAGATGGAAgttctagttattttttaaatgttcgtatttttacagaaaaaaaaggagagcttGAAAGAATAGGGCTAAATCTGTCACTTCCCAGGAGCCTAACCACCCCAAGTTCTGACCTCAGTGgcttccttcctgtctctctggTGGTTGCTCCACTTAATTGTAGGCAGGCAGGAAGCACTCTTGAGCACtgaattaacattttcttttcttccttactcTCCAAAGAATGCTAGAATTGTACATCCAGGACAGAGTTGAATATTTGGGGGCAcacatttgagattttaaaacacttttaagtttttgaaatacGTACTGTATATcgaataatacaaaagaaaatggatagTGTTTGccttctcacattttctttttttcatgatcaACATCAAAAAAATCCTTTTGGCCTGTTTCAAAGCATGCCAAATCAGTAGCATACTAAACAAGGAGAAATAAGACATCCAAACTTAAGCTTATTAAAAATTCAGCATCTATATGCAAAGGagtatgaatttatatttatacatgttattatttatgttttagttACATATTACATTTGTTAGTGGAAATTGTCTATGTGGTGAATGCTGTCAAATAACATCCATTTTTAGGATTACAATGAGGAAAAtggatttacattttatttatatgtaaggGCAGTTGTATGTTCACTTGCAATGAAATGTTGGACTCAGAAAATCAAATTAAGGTAAAACCTTTTTTTGGTAACATTACACATtaagatatttgtttatttgggacTGAAAAATTAGTATAATATTTATGAGTACTGATTGAAAGAGCCTCACTTTATAAGCAAAGATGCATATTCATGTTGGCTTCTCATATGGCTTAACTATTGTTGTTTTAATACTACATACATGTACAGCAcactagatatttttttaaatgtcagtagTTGATTGGAGAATTCTGCACCTGAGACTTTTCTTACCATAAGGCCCACATCAGGAAGTTAAAGTTGTAAGACTAAGGGAGCTCCATtgggaaaggaaatagaaaatattatctCAAATTCAGCTAATTCAGACCCTTCCTCATAACtgactctttgttttttaaagtccttGGGAAATTTATGAACCATGGACCTAAATCCTTCATAATCCATGAATACAATATCCTtaattttctactttgttttataGATAATCAAGGAAGCACATTGAACAAAGTCCACAAATTCAATATCTGGGAAGGAATTATGGAGAAAGCACTATGacatattttcttcagttttctctaaaaataacagAAGAACTGAAGAAATTTACTCTTAGACCAAATATTCCTTTAAAGACATAAGTATAATTCAGTTGCCAAGAGACATATATTAAAACATGATAtctacttactattttttttctttctaaactaaGCTGACATGTAAGtagttccaaaaatatttaagaaataggtatggcttgggacacctgggtgactcagttggttaagtgtcctctTGATTtcgctcatgtcatgatcttaggaccctgagatagagccctgcctcAGGTTTTGCACTGAATGtgcagcctgcttaggattctttctctccctttccctctactgctcccttccgccccccaccctgccatCATGTGCTCATGctctgtttctaaaaaaaaaaaaaaagacctaccaGTGTTTTCTgggtataattataaataaaattaaccataatgtcaaaatagagggagagagagagaaatgagtatGGCTTTTTATTGAAAACATAAATTTCTCATCTACATGTTGGTACTTGCTCATCTTCTTTATCTCAACTAATGGCAACCTCTTCACAGATAGTAATGGTCCCTTGCCTGTCATGGTCCATTGTCAACTCTAGCTATTACCATCTTCCCAACAAAGCAACTTCCCTGATGCTTCTCTTTGCTCAGATTGCAGTTGCATTCGTATTGTCTTCCTGACTTAAAGATGTTAGTCTCCCTTGTGAcacttgggtggtgcagtcaggaGAGccaccaactcctggttttggctcaggttgtgatcttagggtcgtgaggtagagtctcacgttgggctccatgctcagctaggagtctgcttggaactctctttccctctgctcctctgtcactccccccacacttgctctctctctctctctctcaaataaataaataaataaataaataaataaataaataaataaaggggaggGATATTGAAAAATGGTGTTCCTGCCATGACTGCAGTAACTTCCTTCCCTCTGTTACTTCCCAGCCACAGGGCCATTGCTGGGTACCATGTCCACCCCTCCATTGGAGTCAGGAATAAACATAGAAGAATTCAGTTTGGTTCAGCAAACAGTTATGATGTTTCTGTTCTGTGCCGGGAACTGTGGTAGGTGTTGGGATGCAAAGGGAACACATAACCATTTTAGTCTCAAGGAGGTCATATTTCAATAATCTGTCTCAAACTATCCTTCAGCATTATCCTACCcaatctgcttgttcctctcttgTTCGTTATCTGTCCAAGCTCTCCTACATCCTGCTCTTCCTTCACACCTCTCCTCACTTTGTTCTTTAATCTTGGTAATATCTTTCTTCTTAACCATGGCCAACACCCCATCCCCAAGTGTTTAGAAGTATAGCTTGCAATGTCAGTCTCCAGAAAGGCTTTCTGAGCTAAGTAAAGGAAGTCATAAACAtttaactatttttgtttttctaagttaCTAGATCATGagcatcaataaaacaaaagattGCATCATGTTATCTGAAGTGTTAATCTGGGGGCAACAGGAACCCTTTCATTTCttgattaaatttaaatttctatataaTTGGTGATCTATGTTCttagctactttttaaaagaattcaaagcAATAATCACATTTGAAAACAACCAAGGGAGAAAATCTAATGGTTTATGGGAGATTGTACATCTTAAGAATTATTTTGGACAAAGGATTAAAACAGGCTTGGAAAGACCATAGCCTGCTCATATTcttgcttaaataaaaaaattaaaagaaaaatttcttacTCCAATCCTGAACAACAGCAAGAATTTATAGGTTTATATAGATTTATCTCTAAGAAAATTGGATGGTCAGATATGAACtatccaaaataaagaacatgGAAAATGTTGCAAACTAAATTATTTCTCTAGATTATTCCAATTATTTAAGACAATAATTTCATTTCTCAGAAACATACATACTCTGGCCTGGTTACCTTGGGAGactctccctttttccctttcttgagATCAGATAGGActcctttccccctccttcccactaAACTGCACTGTAGCTGTGCTTTCCAGAGCTTGGAGAAATTAAGCCTTGGTTGTTGAATAAATGACCAGTTTTATCATCTCTGAAAATAGCCTAAACCTTATCACTTctaactaaacaaacaaaatctctcCACATTCCACTGATTCatagtttttctgttctttcctcccCTTATTCTTGCTATAATACTATTACTTCTATTGTTCATTTTAAACATGCAGTATTTCAGCTACATTGAGTAAGCTTTTTGCAATCTGGTCTTGAAATTTAACCACCATCTATAGTAATATGTTATGAAGAAATATGTTTCAAGACTAACAAATGATTTGCTACAACATAGGCTGATTTAAACTGGAAAATGTTTCGAATAACACAGATAGATATTCATGTGTGGGTTTTGTACTCAGGTTCATTAATTTATGCTTTTACCCAGAatggatcttttaaaatttacaacttgggatccctgggtggcttagcggtttagcgccgccttcagcccagggcgtgatcctggagtcccgggattgagtcccatatcgggcttcttgcatagagcctgcttctccctctgccggtgtctctgcctctctctgtgtgtgtgtgtctctcatgaataaataaataaataaagtcttttaaaaaaataaaatttagaactcATGTTATTACCTAGTTGGTAGTAAGTGACTTCATTTTCAACATATGAAGGATGTAGCTTTTAACAGTGTCGGTTGTAAATCGATTCTGATTAACCCATGATAATTGGTTGGATTCAATATCATCAAGTCAAGCAAGTGGCCCGGTActtttggtctttaaaaaaaatccaagctgGCTTAACTGAGTGGCAATGGACCTGCTAAATTTCAATCATGTTGGTTATGCTGTCTAGGCATATTGTACTTTCCCAAAGCTACATTCTGACAACTCACTGGCTATGGCCCTCTGCCGTGTAGCATCTTTTTCAGGGTGTCCTTTACTTCTGTGTTCCTCAGGGTATAGATCAGGGGGTTGAGCAGGGGAATTACAAGACTATAAAACACAGAGACCACTTTGTTGTACTTCCACGAATCCCCTGCTTTAGGTTGCTGTAGATACATGAAAAACAACGTTCCATAGAAGATGATGACCACAGTGAGGTGAGAGGCACAGGTGGAAAAGGCTTTACATTTGCCTTCGGAAGACTGGATTTTTATAATGGCAAAGAGGATGCAAATGTAGGAGATGAGGACAGTCAGGAGGGATCCAGTGAGATTCACTGCAGAGAAGATCAAGAGCTGCTTTTCTTTGTTGCCGGTGTCAGAGCAGGAGAGGGCAAGGAGAGGAGGGTCAGCACAGTAGAAGTGGTGGATGATGTTGGAGTCGCAGAAAGACAACTGGAATGTCAGAACTGTTTGTATTACAGAGTTTAAGAAGCCGTAGGTGTAGACCCCTACCACCAACTCCTTGCAGACCCGCTGAGTCATAATGGCTGTGTAAATCAGCGGGTTGCAGATAGCCAtgtagcggtcataggccattgTGGCCAAGAGGAAGCATTCAGTAGTGGCCAAAGCACTGGAGAAGTACAGCTGGGCAAAGCAGCCTGAGAAGGAGATGGTTTTTTTCTTCACCAATAAGTTTTGTAGCATCTTGGGCCCAATGGTAGATGAGTAACAGATATCGATGAATGCCAGGTGGCTGAGGAAATAGTACATGGGGGTATGGAGCCTCCAATCCACCTTGATGAGAAGAATCATGCCCAGGTTCCCCACCAAGGTGATGAGATACATTGCCAGGAACACCACAAAGAGGGGAAGCTGGAGCTCTGGGCGGTCTGTGAATCCCATAAGGACAAATTCTGTCACTGTGGTACGGTTGCCTCTTGCCATTTTGTTCTCTCTCAtattggaaaaaagaagaaatatggcttcaaaatgattagaataaaaataaaagcttcttacCTCTTTGTTCCAGTACCTGATGACAGAAATTTGGCTTTACCATCCCAATGGTTAAAGACCATCATTAGCCATGGGGCTTTAGTCTGAAAAATAGACTCAGAGAAGTTGGagctcattcattttctcttttgatggAGACTGAACAATCGACCTCCAAGTAAGTTGCATCAAGTCACACTCCCAACAATACTGTACATAAATGCTGGTTTTCCCATAGACCCAAAATTTTATCAGATTTTAAACCTTTGTCACCATGATGGGCAACACATGtcctcttgatttttaaaaattatgagtaGGTGTTAGCATTTTTTCAAACAATTACTTacatgtgtatttctttttcacGACTGTTCAGTTCAGTCCCTTTGTTAATTGTCCTATTAGGTTGTTGgtcttctaagtattttatatacagGGTCTCTTTGTTAAGGAAATCAACTATTTGTTTAATATGTGTATTGCAAATTATTTCTTAGTCTGTCACTCAACATCGATGTagtatctttttctttgtgtCACGCAGTGTATTTAAAAGGGTTTAGTGTCAACTTTATCAATCTTCTTTTTGAATTCTGATCTTTGTGACATAGTTACATAGTTACTTTcctcaatttaaaattatatttaaaattgtctcctgaaaaaaaaaattgtctcctGGTCTATTCTAGGGCTTTACtggatttcatttttacattgtAATCTTTGCTCTATCCAGAGTTTAATTTTGAATAAAGAATGAGGTAATCAACTCTTCACTTATTTATCCAAATAGCTAGCCAGGTTTTCTAATGCCATTTGTTAGTGAAACAATTTTCCAGCTGATTCTGTTGATTTAAAACTCCAGCCTTATACTATAGTAAAACATTCATAAGTATTTGGGTCAatttctgatactttttttttttatagtctctTCTAGAACAAAgaccaaacatttaaatacaaTACTGTAAAACTGATTTTAATATCTGGTAACAAAATATCTGGCTATTCTCATATGTATATTTTCCAGATGAGTTTTGGCATTATTTTATCaagttccaaaaaataaaaataatcctattttCACTTAGAATGCTATTGTAATTGAATTAGTATATTAATTTGCTGAGAATTGACAGCTTTATAATCAAAACTTCTATAAGTAAGGTATGTATGCCACTTATCAACCACTTTCCTAAGcagtcttaaaattttctttacttaCAGATAAACATCtatttacaaatgttttatctttttgcaAGTACTGTAAATgaacctttttttcattttgtcatttatttgagGATTGTTTACATAcagaaaaactgatttttataaattaattttataattctcTTCTTTAGTACAGTttcctatcatttaaaaataactcttagtcaaatcttttgggtttttcaAATACAGATTCATATAATATGAAAAGGATATGAACTTCTTCCCTTACTTCTGTATAcgagctttcattcttttttcttttcaacttgtATTGGCTAGTTCTCCTGGGctaatagtaaaaataatgacaaaggtGGTAATTTTTGCCTTTCAACCTCTTAAAAAGCACAAGGGGACTCTCAGGCATTTAGACATACAGAATAACCTGTGCAATATAACTGATGTTTGAGAAAGACAAGGCTTTAAAGAACTGCACATATTTGGTGTGGTTAAAATACAGGCTTCTTAGGAGCAAGCCTGCTTTTGACACTGGGAGGGTCCAGGGCAAGAATAACAAATGGGGCCGCACATATCTGTGCCTTAAGAAGTAAGAGTTAAAAGTAAAGACAACAACTTAATAAGATACAGAATTCTAGCTTCCTCCTTGACAAATATACTTTATAATAAGCTGGAAAGCAGAATCCTTGGGGTTCCCATGCTGCAGTGAGGTGGCATGAGAACCTACCTCTAGCCCACATAAGTGGGCTGCACACATATGAACATGCCAATCCATGTGTATGCATCTATTCACACCTTTGCAAATAGCCATCCCTTGGCTGCCCTTAAGTCTTCAGTCTGTGAACATCAGCATTATGGTTTACCCTTATAAGGGTGATCAGGGAATGAGAACTTGTAGACTCTGAGGGCCATCTGGGCAAGGAATTTTAGGGTCTTGGTACCCAGAAGATGGTCTAGAAGGGAAGGATAGAATGAATGctgtttggtggtggtggggggtgggggcacacaTCTCTTTGGCCTTGTCCCATGGAGCGTGGTGTAGTAGGAAGAAGTCCAGAATCGCCCAAAAGAATGTGGCCAAGGTTGGGCCCCTTTCGTTCAGCCATAAGGGTAGTATTGCCTATAACTAACCACATGGCTGGGCTAGATCATTGAGGGCTCACCCATTTTGAGGAGTTTGGTCTGTATCTTACAGGGAGTAGGAAGCCTTTGGAATTAACTGGGATGGTCATTGGAAATTGGAAAGAACCTCAAAAGATGAAAGATGGGTTCAAGGAAAGCATTTTAGGAGGGAGGAGTTGAGCAAGAAGTTATGTCAGAAGAGCTCAGAGCATGTTTGGGGGACTGCGAGCATCCTTTCTGTTAAGAGCAAGGACATCTGAAAGAGATTGATGAGAAACAAACTGGATGGAGGAGGGGAACCAAATTGTGCAGAGCTTCCCATGTCAGGGAGGTTTTAATAACTAGATCAGTAGTAAACATGAACCCATTAAACATCAGAGCAGAATGACATGACTAGAGTTAAGCTTTCAGGGAGCTACTCAGGGTGGATTAAAGGAAGTGAGCTGTCAGTAGTGACACCAGCTAGGATGTTAGGGAGGAGAGATACTCCAAAGACAGAGTCTGTTGCTTGATAGTTTAATTAAATTTTACCTTGTCTCTTTCTTCAGGATCTGACACAatttgaatacacacacacacacacacacacacacacacacacacacacactaacaaaGTTGAGGACATattgagggaagaaaaagaagcagatttCTCCCTGTATTTATGACAAATTACCATGAGACAGTACTTGTAGTAGAAATAGAAAGTCTGGGCCAGGAGTGGAGTAGGAAAGAAGGGTGTTGAACTCAGTTTGAGAGGATAGTGGGCAGTTACACACAGGCACAGCTGGCAGTATTGATTTGGGAGTCATCAATGGAAAGAAGATGGTAAAAGCTGTGGGAATCAATGAGACCATTCAGGGACAGAAAAATAGGTAACAGCAAGAGTTAAGGACACATGTTCGGGAAAATTGTATCTTTAAGGTCTGGGGACAGGCACAGAGGTCTTAGGTGCCCTAAGAGTTTCAGGCTAGCTCATATCAGGAAATGGTAAGGAGCCTTTTAAGTATGGGCCTTTCTAACACTCCTGGCTTATTGATGATAGTTGTGACCTCTTTTGCTGTGGTCTTATTTTTCTCAATAATAGCTTATAGAAAAACCAAACACAGATCTTCAGGAATTACACATAAGCAATCTTACTCAGTAAAATTGTTGTTCTGGATTCTGTGCCATCTGAAGGCAAGAAGacattcttttgtatttatttctagaaTGAGTCAGGACTGCCTACCTCCAAAGTATAATGGCTCTTATTTCAACTATGATGAAAAGAACAAGTTAGTAGCTCTAGAAGGACCCCAAAGTATAATGGCTCTTATTTCAACTATGATGAAAAGAACAAGTTAGTAGCTCTAGAAGGACCCTAAAGGGCAGCAGCTGTCTAGCTGTATTATCAGCTATGACAGAGTATTTTTCCTATGTCAGCTCTTATTAACATAATTGCACATTAGCCTATTGCCAGTTTCTAAGTCATGAGTAAAGCATTctaatttctagatttttataaaatttatttttgaatagaaaaatatttattcattagtaATCCTAtggaaatgctttatttttttttgcattcaaaaATCTTCTAATTGAATGCTCTTTCTTAATAGTTTTCAACCCAGTATGTACTCCGATTTTCTTCATGGGGCAATTAAGTTTGAGGCTTCTGATAATATTAATGTTTAGTCTATTAGTTCCTAGAGTATAACTAGACCTGATGATAAATTCCaggaagaacaaaataataaatttcacagaataaatatttgacttGTAATTTTCTACTTAAGAGAAAAACTTATggtccctttaaaaaataaaatgctgagcaTTCTGATTAATTACTCTCAAACTTAGTGATAATAACCAGTGATTATATAAATGCTTTTAATGTGCCAAAATTCATTCGTtctatttatacattattttatttaataattattatttcccattttttctaatggggaaacaaacacagaaatatTCAGTAGTTTTTTCCAAATTCACAAAGAGACAAAGTAGAtgagccaggatttgaaaccaGATAGGCTGATTCCAGAGCCCTCAACCTAAACTATACTATACCACTATGATTCCTTTATGATATGACTTAAGCATGTAAATTAATATCTATTTGCAAATCtacatttctatgaaaaatattaaaatgaggtCAGTAATGTTTCTTCTTAGTTTTTTGCAGGTACTTTTAACATTTACTGTGTTTATCTAATATTCaatattattgaatattagttcGAAGTATTGGTTTGTGTTTTACTACTCACTGTTTGAATAATTTGAACAACTTTGTTCAACCTAAGAAATCTTCCTAACCCCTGAGAAGGGAGGGGCACAAGAACTACTTTGAGAATCTGCTAAAAACTAAGTATCCATTTCTAGGTAAGTTTCACTCATACAACATTCTGAGTGTGATTTCATTGGTTTCTGAGTTTATCGGGCACATGTTATGGTTTCCTAATagaataatacactgacagggatgcctgggtagctcagtggttaagtgtctgtcttcagcccaggatgtgatcccagagtccagggattgaggcccacatcaggctccctgcatggagcctgcttctccctctgcctgtgtctctgcctctctctctctctctgtgtctctcatgaataagtaaataaaatatttttaaaaaaatgcactgaCAAAAAGATCCCAGCTTTTCCAAGTAAGAGTCAACCAATCCTTCCTCATTTGTTTCTCTGATGGAAGCAAAGCATACCTGTCCTAAAGCCCTGTCCTTTTCACAATCCCAGAACTGAAACCCTTCTCTTGAATGCCTTGTCATTTTTACCATAGCAGCCTTGGAAAGGAATACAACTTACCAA from Canis aureus isolate CA01 chromosome 23, VMU_Caureus_v.1.0, whole genome shotgun sequence includes the following:
- the LOC144295273 gene encoding olfactory receptor 5M5-like; translated protein: MRENKMARGNRTTVTEFVLMGFTDRPELQLPLFVVFLAMYLITLVGNLGMILLIKVDWRLHTPMYYFLSHLAFIDICYSSTIGPKMLQNLLVKKKTISFSGCFAQLYFSSALATTECFLLATMAYDRYMAICNPLIYTAIMTQRVCKELVVGVYTYGFLNSVIQTVLTFQLSFCDSNIIHHFYCADPPLLALSCSDTGNKEKQLLIFSAVNLTGSLLTVLISYICILFAIIKIQSSEGKCKAFSTCASHLTVVIIFYGTLFFMYLQQPKAGDSWKYNKVVSVFYSLVIPLLNPLIYTLRNTEVKDTLKKMLHGRGP